The Drosophila biarmipes strain raj3 chromosome 2L, RU_DBia_V1.1, whole genome shotgun sequence genome has a window encoding:
- the LOC108033617 gene encoding protein anon-37Cs, with product MQCYKLASRRSLYNARVLQADHLGDHQSRSPDLEAARQNARIVVIGAGLAGLSAAQHLLSHGFRRTVVLEATDRYGGRINTQRFGDTYCELGAKWVKIDGSQDSIYELLRNTEGLGKQIKQPERPTYVQVEQEGGHIKPAMVELIDTLFRQLCWGFKLSDRVKSGGDLHALDNVMNYFRTESDRIIGASFQEPEDQLAARKIFQSLFKEFGSILGCCLEYVNIEHITKCPVQQDQRPLYVPTGLDNVVDDLIQQLDKEQLQTGKPVGQIQWTPASLKSVGCLDGSLYSADHIICTLPLGVLKSFAGILFRPTLPLDKMQAIRNLGFGNPLKIYLSYKKPISRWLKSNLRPLGTVLDPALEQQAERNWTQQVVEISQLPSSQHVLEVHVGGGYYEEIEKLPDDKLLEQITCLLRRCISNHLVPYPQELLRSNWSTSACYLGGRPYFSTNSSARDVQRLAAPLGEKSPSLLFAGDATSLRGFGTIDAARSSGIREAQRIIDFYLNSVQRV from the exons ATGCAATG TTATAAACTGGCCAGCAGGCGCAGCTTATACAATGCACGGGTGCTGCAGGCGGATCACCTCGGGGACCACCAAAGCCGCAGCCCGGACCTCGAGGCTGCTCGCCAGAATGCCCGGATAGTGGTTATCGGCGCTGGTCTCGCCGGACTCTCGGCTGCCCAGCATCTGCTGTCGCACGGTTTCCGGCGCACCGTGGTTCTGGAGGCCACCGATCGCTATGGCGGCAGGATAAACACCCAGCGCTTCGGCGACACCTACTGCGAACTGGGAGCCAAGTGGGTGAAGATCGATGGGTCACAGGATTCAATATACGAGCTACTGCGCAACACAGAGGGCTTGGGTAAGCAGATAAAGCAGCCAGAGCGACCCACCTATGTCCAGGTTGAGCAGGAAGGTGGTCACATCAAACCAGCCATGGTGGAGCTCATAGACACCCTGTTCCGGCAGCTCTGCTGGGGCTTCAAGCTCTCCGATCGAGTTAAATCCGGCGGTGACCTGCACGCTCTGGACAATGTTATGAACTACTTTAGGACCGAAAGCGATCGCATCATTGGTGCCTCTTTCCAAGAACCGGAGGATCAACTGGCTGCCCGCAAGATCTTTCAGTCGTTGTTTAAGGAGTTCGGCAGCATCCTGGGCTGCTGTTTGGAGTACGTTAACATCGAACACATAACCAAGTGCCCAGTGCAGCAGGATCAGCGTCCGCTATATGTGCCCACCGGGCTGGATAATGTGGTGGACGACCTCATACAGCAGCTGGACAAGGAGCAGCTGCAGACCGGGAAGCCAGTGGGACAGATTCAGTGGACACCTGCGTCGCTGAAAAGTGTGGGCTGTTTGGATGGGAGTCTGTACAGCGCTGATCACATCATTTGCACCTTACCGCTCGGCGTGCTCAAAAGCTTTGCTGGCATACTGTTCCGGCCCACGCTGCCGCTGGACAAGATGCAGGCCATACGAAACCTTGGCTTTGGTAATCCGCTAAAGATATATCTCTCGTACAAGAAGCCCATTAGCCGGTGGCTAAAGAGCAATCTGCGACCACTGGGTACCGTCCTCGACCCCGCCCTGGAACAGCAAGCAGAACGCAACTGGACGCAGCAAGTGGTGGAGATCAGCCAGTTGCCCAGCAGTCAGCATGTGTTAGAGGTGCACGTGGGTGGCGGCTACTATGAGGAGATTGAAAAGCTGCCCGACGATAAGCTGTTGGAGCAAATCACTTGTTTGCTAAGGCGCTGCATTAGCAATCACCTCGTGCCGTACCCACAGGAGTTGCTGCGCTCCAACTGGAGCACATCGGCATGCTACCTAGGCGGACGTCCATACTTCTCCACCAACAGCAGTGCCCGAGACGTCCAGCGGTTGGCCGCACCTCTGGGCGAGAAGTCGCCAAGTCTACTCTTTGCTGGGGATGCAACCTCGCTCAGAGGCTTCGGAACCATCGATGCCGCCCGCTCCAGTGGCATCCGAGAGGCCCAACGCATCATTGACTTCTATTTGAATAGCGTGCAACGCGTGTAA
- the LOC108033618 gene encoding aromatic-L-amino-acid decarboxylase isoform X2: MSKLPTNNTNPPKQSNGNGKANTLEDKLDAKVSIDMEAPEFKDFAKTMVDFIAEYLENIRDRRVLPEVKPGYLKPLIPDAAPEKPEKWQDVMEDIERVIMPGVTHWHSPKFHAYFPTANSYPAIVADMLSGAIACIGFTWIASPACTELEVVMMDWLGKMLDLPVEFLACSGGKGGGVIQGTASESTLVALLGAKAKKIKEVKEQHPEWDENTILAKLVGYCSDQAHSSVERAGLLGGVKLRSVPSENLRMRGAALEKAIQEDLAKGLIPFYAVVTLGTTNTCAFDRLDECGLVGNKHNVWIHVDAAYAGSGFICPEYRHLMKGIEQADSFNFNPHKWMLVNFDCSAMWLKDPSWVVNAFNVDPLYLKHDMQGSAPDYRHWQIPLGRRFRALKLWFVLRLYGVENLQAHIRRHCKFAQQFADLCVADSRFELAAEVNMGLVCFRLKGNNEQNEALLKRINGRGNIHMVPAKTNDVYFLRMALCSRFTRSEDMEYSWNEVSAAADELEKEK, translated from the exons ATGAGCAAGTTGCCGACTAATAACACTAACCCACCGAAACAAAGTAATGGTAATGGTAAAGCTAACACTTTGGAAGATAAACTGGATGCGAAGGTTTCG ATCGACATGGAGGCGCCCGAGTTCAAGGACTTCGCCAAGACAATGGTGGACTTCATAGCCGAATATTTGGAGAACATACGCGACAG GCGCGTTCTGCCCGAAGTGAAGCCCGGGTACCTGAAGCCCCTCATCCCGGACGCGGCGCCCGAGAAGCCGGAGAAGTGGCAGGATGTGATGGAGGACATCGAACGGGTCATCATGCCGGGAGTGACCCACTGGCACAGTCCCAAGTTCCACGCCTACTTCCCCACGGCCAACTCCTATCCGGCGATTGTGGCCGACATGCTGAGTGGTGCGATTGCCTGCATCGGATTCACCTGGATCGCCAGTCCCGCGTGCACGGAACTGGAAGTGGTCATGATGGATTGGCTGGGCAAGATGCTGGACCTGCCCGTCGAATTCCTGGCCTGCTCGGGTGGCAAGGGAGGCGGTGTCATTCAGGGAACGGCCAGTGAGTCCACACTGGTTGCCCTCCTGGGAGCCAAGGCCAAAAAGATCAAGGAAGTGAAGGAGCAGCACCCGGAGTGGGATGAAAACACCATCCTCGCCAAACTGGTGGGCTACTGCTCTGATCAAGCCCACTCCTCCGTGGAAAGGGCTGGCCTTCTGGGTGGTGTAAAGCTCCGCTCGGTGCCCTCGGAAAACCTCCGGATGCGTGGGGCTGCCTTGGAAAAGGCCATCCAAGAGGATCTGGCCAAGGGTTTGATTCCCTTCTATGCCGTTGTCACCCTGGGCACCACCAACACCTGCGCCTTCGACCGTCTGGATGAGTGCGGACTTGTGGGCAACAAGCACAACGTGTGGATCCACGTGGATGCCGCCTATGCCGGATCCGGTTTTATCTGTCCCGAATACCGTCACCTGATGAAGGGCATCGAACAAGCAGATTCCTTCAACTTTAACCCACACAAATGGATGCTGGTGAACTTCGACTGCTCGGCCATGTGGCTAAAGGACCCCAGTTGGGTGGTCAACGCCTTCAATGTGGATCCTCTTTACCTAAAGCACGATATGCAGGGATCAGCCCCGGACTACCGCCACTGGCAAATCCCACTGGGACGTCGTTTCCGCGCCCTGAAGCTCTGGTTTGTCCTGCGGCTCTACGGTGTGGAGAACCTCCAGGCACACATCCGTAGGCATTGCAAGTTTGCTCAGCAATTCGCTGATCTCTGCGTGGCGGATTCCAGATTTGAGCTGGCCGCCGAGGTTAATATGGGACTGGTCTGTTTCCGTTTGAAGGGCAACAACGAGCAGAATGAAGCTCTCCTCAAGCGCATCAATGGACGCGGCAACATCCACATGGTTCCGGCCAAGACCAATGATGTGTACTTCCTGCGAATGGCCCTTTGTTCTCGGTTCACCCGGTCGGAGGACATGGAGTACTCCTGGAACGAGGTCAGCGCCGCTGCTGATGAGCTGGAAAAGGAGAAGTAA
- the LOC108033618 gene encoding aromatic-L-amino-acid decarboxylase isoform X1 — protein sequence MEAPEFKDFAKTMVDFIAEYLENIRDRRVLPEVKPGYLKPLIPDAAPEKPEKWQDVMEDIERVIMPGVTHWHSPKFHAYFPTANSYPAIVADMLSGAIACIGFTWIASPACTELEVVMMDWLGKMLDLPVEFLACSGGKGGGVIQGTASESTLVALLGAKAKKIKEVKEQHPEWDENTILAKLVGYCSDQAHSSVERAGLLGGVKLRSVPSENLRMRGAALEKAIQEDLAKGLIPFYAVVTLGTTNTCAFDRLDECGLVGNKHNVWIHVDAAYAGSGFICPEYRHLMKGIEQADSFNFNPHKWMLVNFDCSAMWLKDPSWVVNAFNVDPLYLKHDMQGSAPDYRHWQIPLGRRFRALKLWFVLRLYGVENLQAHIRRHCKFAQQFADLCVADSRFELAAEVNMGLVCFRLKGNNEQNEALLKRINGRGNIHMVPAKTNDVYFLRMALCSRFTRSEDMEYSWNEVSAAADELEKEK from the exons ATGGAGGCGCCCGAGTTCAAGGACTTCGCCAAGACAATGGTGGACTTCATAGCCGAATATTTGGAGAACATACGCGACAG GCGCGTTCTGCCCGAAGTGAAGCCCGGGTACCTGAAGCCCCTCATCCCGGACGCGGCGCCCGAGAAGCCGGAGAAGTGGCAGGATGTGATGGAGGACATCGAACGGGTCATCATGCCGGGAGTGACCCACTGGCACAGTCCCAAGTTCCACGCCTACTTCCCCACGGCCAACTCCTATCCGGCGATTGTGGCCGACATGCTGAGTGGTGCGATTGCCTGCATCGGATTCACCTGGATCGCCAGTCCCGCGTGCACGGAACTGGAAGTGGTCATGATGGATTGGCTGGGCAAGATGCTGGACCTGCCCGTCGAATTCCTGGCCTGCTCGGGTGGCAAGGGAGGCGGTGTCATTCAGGGAACGGCCAGTGAGTCCACACTGGTTGCCCTCCTGGGAGCCAAGGCCAAAAAGATCAAGGAAGTGAAGGAGCAGCACCCGGAGTGGGATGAAAACACCATCCTCGCCAAACTGGTGGGCTACTGCTCTGATCAAGCCCACTCCTCCGTGGAAAGGGCTGGCCTTCTGGGTGGTGTAAAGCTCCGCTCGGTGCCCTCGGAAAACCTCCGGATGCGTGGGGCTGCCTTGGAAAAGGCCATCCAAGAGGATCTGGCCAAGGGTTTGATTCCCTTCTATGCCGTTGTCACCCTGGGCACCACCAACACCTGCGCCTTCGACCGTCTGGATGAGTGCGGACTTGTGGGCAACAAGCACAACGTGTGGATCCACGTGGATGCCGCCTATGCCGGATCCGGTTTTATCTGTCCCGAATACCGTCACCTGATGAAGGGCATCGAACAAGCAGATTCCTTCAACTTTAACCCACACAAATGGATGCTGGTGAACTTCGACTGCTCGGCCATGTGGCTAAAGGACCCCAGTTGGGTGGTCAACGCCTTCAATGTGGATCCTCTTTACCTAAAGCACGATATGCAGGGATCAGCCCCGGACTACCGCCACTGGCAAATCCCACTGGGACGTCGTTTCCGCGCCCTGAAGCTCTGGTTTGTCCTGCGGCTCTACGGTGTGGAGAACCTCCAGGCACACATCCGTAGGCATTGCAAGTTTGCTCAGCAATTCGCTGATCTCTGCGTGGCGGATTCCAGATTTGAGCTGGCCGCCGAGGTTAATATGGGACTGGTCTGTTTCCGTTTGAAGGGCAACAACGAGCAGAATGAAGCTCTCCTCAAGCGCATCAATGGACGCGGCAACATCCACATGGTTCCGGCCAAGACCAATGATGTGTACTTCCTGCGAATGGCCCTTTGTTCTCGGTTCACCCGGTCGGAGGACATGGAGTACTCCTGGAACGAGGTCAGCGCCGCTGCTGATGAGCTGGAAAAGGAGAAGTAA
- the LOC108034285 gene encoding protein l(2)37Cc, whose translation MAAQFFNRIGQMGLGVAVLGGVVNSALYNVEGGHRAVIFDRFTGIKENVVGEGTHFFIPWVQRPIIFDIRSQPRNVPVITGSKDLQNVNITLRILYRPIPDQLPKIYTILGQDYDERVLPSIAPEVLKAVVAQFDAGELITQREMVSQRVSQELTVRAKQFGFILDDISLTHLTFGREFTLAVEMKQVAQQEAEKARFVVEKAEQQKLASIISAEGDAEAAGLLAKSFGEAGDGLVELRRIEAAEDIAYQLSRSRGVAYLPSGQSTLLNLPSTIAQ comes from the exons ATGGCTGCTCAGTTCTTCAATCGCATCGGCCAAATGGGCCTTGGAGTGGCCGTCTTGGGCGGCGTTGTCAACTCGGCGTTATATAATGTGGAGGGAGGCCACCGGGCGGTCATCTTCGATCGCTTCACCGGCATCAAGGAGAACGTGGTGGGCGAGGGCACCCACTTCTTCATCCCCTGGGTGCAGCGGCCCATCATCTTCGACATCCGTTCGCAGCCCCGCAACGTTCCCGTCATCACCGGCAGCAAGGATCTGCAGAATGTCAACATCACGCTCCGCATCCTTTACCGCCCCATTCCCGACCAGCTGCCCAAGATCTACACGATCCTCGGCCAGGACTACGATGAGCGTGTCCTGCCCTCCATCGCTCCTGAGGTGCTGAAGGCTGTGGTCGCTCAATTCGATGCCGGCGAACTGATCACCCAGCGTGAG ATGGTTTCGCAGCGCGTTTCCCAGGAGTTGACCGTCCGTGCCAAGCAGTTCGGCTTCATTCTGGACGACATCTCGCTCACACACTTGACCTTTGGTCGGGAGTTCACGCTGGCCGTTGAGATGAAGCAGGTGGCCCAGCAGGAGGCTGAGAAGGCCCGCTTCGTCGTGGAGAAGGCCGAGCAGCAAAAGCTGGCCTCCATCATTTCCGCGGAGGGTGACGCCGAAGCCGCCGGCCTGCTGGCCAAGTCGTTCGGCGAGGCCGGCGACGGTCTGGTGGAGCTGCGACGTATCGAGGCCGCCGAGGACATCGCCTACCAGCTATCCAGGTCGCGCGGAGTCGCCTACTTGCCCAGCGGACAGAGCACGCTGCTCAATCTGCCATCCACCATCGCGCAGTAG
- the LOC108034191 gene encoding pre-mRNA-splicing factor ATP-dependent RNA helicase DHX16, which translates to MSGKNRKRTASSSSSAEEPDSEEESRLKDLQERDAFASRLKQRDDDRTRKVVESTGGRKAIDEAAKRLKLEHEDRDKIVPHLRIQSRRQYLEKRKDDKVAELEADILDDEYLFDESVLTKREKEERQYKKQLLNIAKEHEKARELERIQRYHMPQDLKKGERSEYVEVDDFEKQPNSEQKKWEAEQLASARFQFGAKDVKAEEEYELLLDDQIDFIQALTLDGSREKSSSRQPELTEKERKRLTLEETRRSLPVYPFKDDLIAAVKEHQVLIIEGETGSGKTTQVPQYLVEAGFTKDKKMIGCTQPRRVAAMSVAARVAEEMGVKLGNEVGYSIRFEDCTSDRTILKYMTDGTLHREFLSEPDLASYSVMIIDEAHERTLHTDILFGLVKDIARFRPELKLLISSATLDADKFSAFFDDAPIFRIPGRRYPVDIFYTKAPEADYIDACCVSVLQIHATQPLGDILVFLTGQDEIETCQEVLQDRVKRLGSKIRELIVIPVYANLPSDMQAKIFEPTPPNARKVILATNIAETSLTIDNIIYVIDPGFAKQNNFNSRTGMESLMVVPISKASANQRAGRAGRTAPGKCFRLYTAWAYKHELEDNTVPEIQRINLGNAVLMLKALGINDLIHFDFLDPPPHETLVLALEQLYALGALNHHGELTKLGRRMAEFPVDPMMGKMLLASEKYKCSEEMVTIAAMLSVNSAIFYRPKDKIIHADTARKNFNHMHGDHLSLLQVYNQWAETDYSTQWCYENFIQYRSMKRARDVREQLVGLMQRVEIDMVSCLPETVNVRKAATAGYFYHVARLSKGGHYKTIKHNQTVMIHPNSSLFEELPRWVLYHELVFTSKEYMRQVIEIESKWLLEVAPHYYKAKELEDSTNKKMPKVAGRAEMAH; encoded by the exons ATGTCGGGTAAAAACAGGAAGCGcacggccagcagcagcagcagcgccgaGGAGCCGGACAGCGAGGAGGAGTCGCGCCTGAAGGATCTGCAGGAGCGCGATGCGTTCGCCAGCAGGCTCAAGCAGCGCGACGATGACCGCACGCGCAAGGTGGTGGAGTCCACCGGCGGACGCAAGGCCATCGATGAGGCCGCCAAGCGGCTGAAGCTGGAGCACGAGGATCGGGACAAGATCGTGCCCCACCTGCGCATCCAGTCGCGTCGCCAGTACTTGGAGAAGCGCAAGGACGACAAGGTGGCCGAACTGGAGGCCGACATCCTGGACGATGAATACCTCTTCGATGAGAGCGT GCTAACCAAACGGGAGAAGGAGGAGCGCCAGTACAAGAAGCAACTGTTGAACATTGCCAAGGAGCATGAAAAGGCGAGGGAACTGGAGCGCATTCAGCGTTATCATATGCCACAGGACTTGAAGAAGGGCGAGCGGT CCGAGTATGTTGAGGTGGATGACTTCGAGAAGCAACCCAACTCAGAGCAGAAGAAATGGGAGGCGGAGCAGTTGGCCTCGGCGCGTTTCCAGTTCGGTGCCAAGGATGTAAaggcggaggaggagtacGAGTTGCTCCTCGACGACCAGATTGACTTCATCCAAGCTCTCACGCTGGACGGAAGTCGCGAAAAATCCTCAAGCCGGCAGCCGGAACTCACGGAGAAGGAGCGTAAACGTTTGACGTTGGAAGAGACCAGACGATCGCTGCCCGTATATCCCTTTAAGGACGATCTAATAGCTGCTGTGAAGGAGCACCAGGTGCTCATCATCGAAGGCGAAACgggatcgggaaaaacaacccaGGTGCCGCAGTATCTGGTCGAGGCCGGCTTCACCAAGGACAAGAAGATGATTGGGTGCACACAACCGCGTCGAGTTGCCGCCATGTCGGTGGCAGCGCGTGTGGCCGAGGAAATGGGCGTGAAGCTGGGCAACGAGGTGGGCTACAGCATCCGTTTCGAGGACTGCACCTCAGATCGCACCATTCTCAAGTACATGACTGATGGTACACTGCATCGAGAGTTCCTCTCGGAACCGGATCTGGCCTCCTACAGTGTCATGATCATCGACGAGGCTCACGAGCGCACACTGCACACGGACATCTTGTTCGGCCTGGTCAAGGATATTGCGCGATTTAGGCCCGAGCTGAAGCTGCTTATTTCCAGTGCCACTCTAGATGCGGATAAGTTCTCCGCTTTCTTCGATGATGCCCCCATCTTTCGGATACCCGGTCGCCGCTATCCAGTGGACATCTTCTACACCAAGGCCCCGGAGGCAGACTACATCGATGCGTGCTGCGTTTCAGTTCTGCAGATTCATGCCACCCAGCCGTTGGGCGATATTTTAGTGTTTCTCACGGGCCAGGATGAGATCGAAACTTGCCAGGAGGTTTTGCAGGATCGCGTTAAGCGACTGGGCTCCAAAATACGCGAGCTGATCGTCATTCCCGTCTATGCCAATCTTCCGAGTGATATGCAGGCCAAAATCTTTGAGCCAACTCCGCCGAACGCCCGGAAAGTTATCCTGGCCACGAATATCGCGGAGACCTCGCTGACCATCGATAATATCATATATGTGATTGATCCTGGTTTCGCCAAGCAGAATAATTTCAATTCCCGTACCGGCATGGAATCGCTGATGGTAGTGCCCATTTCGAAGGCCTCCGCAAATCAGCGAGCGGGCCGAGCGGGACGCACTGCACCTGGAAAGTGCTTCCGCTTATACACGGCATGGGCGTACAAGCACGAACTGGAGGATAACACAGTTCCGGAGATACAGCGCATTAATTTGGGCAACGCGGTGCTGATGCTTAAGGCCCTGGGTATCAACGATCTAATACACTTTGACTTCCTGGACCCTCCGCCGCACGAGACGCTGGTGCTGGCTTTGGAGCAGCTGTACGCCCTGGGTGCTCTGAATCATCATGGAGAGCTGACCAAGCTGGGCAGACGAATGGCCGAGTTTCCAGTGGATCCCATGATGGGCAAGATGCTGCTGGCAAGTGAAAa ATACAAATGCTCCGAGGAAATGGTGACCATTGCGGCCATGCTCTCCGTGAACAGCGCCATCTTCTACAGACCCAAGGACAAAATCATTCACGCAGACACTGCGCGCAAGAACTTCAATCACATGCACGGCGATCACCTGAGCCTGCTGCAGGTGTACAACCAGTGGGCGGAGACGGATTACAGCACGCAGTGGTGCTACGAGAACTTCATCCAGTACAGGTCCATGAAGCGGGCTCGAGATGTGCGGGAACAGCTGGTGGGGCTCATGCAGCGTGTGGAGATCGACATGGTCAGCTGCCTGCCAGAGACTGTAAATGTTCGCAAGGCAGCCACCGCCGGGTATTTCTACCATGTGGCGCGTCTCTCCAAGGGAGGTCACTACAAGACGATCAAGCACAATCAAACGGTGATGATACATCCGAATTCTTCGCTCTTCGAGGAGCTGCCTCGGTGGGTGCTCTACCACGAGCTGGTGTTCACCTCCAAGGAGTACATGCGTCAGGTCATCGAGATCGAGAGCAAGTGGCTGCTGGAGGTGGCTCCGCACTATTATAAGGCCAAGGAGCTGGAGGATTCAACGAATAAGAAGATGCCAAAGGTCGCCGGGCGGGCTGAAATGGCGCATTAA
- the LOC108034062 gene encoding general transcription factor 3C polypeptide 5, whose amino-acid sequence MSRQLSFNPRKEYELIEYPGRVVNPDRMIATLGGIINVSKVLGDEVKRLALHFHPENPYNKPTFGDCTDKTGVLLSITVRRHKKDKQRPPEYFVRVLGHCSRSFTFETLCDFQYLPLWATPRSDNANAAQELTYALDQLKPKDTSDLDFFKRRHNQVFALPELFTHVDVVYSGTYRIDGSEDGQHEVLGVQSKSTYDNQGVVSFNMVDSFPTQADSQNLKRLKVKYVSDEQLALVKKLFDDCPIWTRIALQYESGLTNDKLKCITPSLAFYFSNGPWRTLYVRFGYDPRKDFNSRYYQTFDFRLRFSTGLSEFVYAKKFVKQRRAANVPFAPIEDRVSDLVQDIDYPYLDEHKLPRSRQCMLRYCDVRMPKIQEMLEKIPTPLTGAVCNERTGWLPPGFDAQVRQIVCASISELLRNHYRKENLTAEVEAVTQADEEEEDEPEDEETQEEETQEEDMELDESQAMNNTEQFVDNDIEQLFDNITS is encoded by the exons ATGTCGCGCCAGTTGAGTTTTAATCCGCGCAAGGAATACGAGTTGATCGAGTATCCCGGCAGGGTGGTGAACCCTGATCGGATGATAGCCACTCTGGGCGGCATCATCAATGTGTCCAAG GTGCTTGGCGATGAAGTAAAGCGCCTGGCACTGCACTTCCACCCGGAGAATCCCTACAACAAACCCACTTTTGGGGATTGCACGGATAAAACCGGTGTCCTGCTCTCCATAACCGTGAGGCGCCACAAAAAGGACAAGCAGCGGCCTCCGGAATACTTTGTCCGCGTTTTGGGCCACTGCAGCAGGAGTTTCACCTTCGAGA CGCTGTGTGATTTTCAATACCTCCCTCTTTGGGCGACTCCCAGGAGTGACAATGCAAATGCTGCCCAGGAGCTCACCTACGCTTTGGATCAGCTAAAGCCGAAGGACACCTCCGATTTGGACTTCTTCAA ACGACGTCATAACCAGGTGTTTGCCCTGCCCGAACTGTTCACCCACGTGGACGTGGTCTACTCGGGCACCTACCGCATCGATGGCTCGGAGGACGGACAACACGAGGTGCTGGGCGTGCAGTCCAAGTCCACCTACGACAACCAGGGCGTGGTCTCGTTCAACATGGTAGACAGCTTCCCCACCCAGGCGGACTCCCAAAACCTCAAGCGCCTCAAGGTGAAGTACGTTTCCGACGAGCAGTTGGCCCTGGTCAAGAAGCTGTTCGATGACTGCCCAATCTGGACCAGGATTGCCCTGCAGTACGAATCCGGGTTGACCAACGACAAACTTAAGTGCATCACACCTTCGCTGGCGTTCTACTTCAGCAACGGTCCGTGGCGGACTCTGTATGTGCGCTTTGGCTACGATCCTCGCAAGGATTTCAACAGTCGCTACTACCAGACCTTCGACTTTCGGCTGCGATTCAGCACAGGCCTCTCGGAATTCGTGTATGCCAAGAAGTTCGTGAAGCAGCGAAGGGCTGCGAATGTGCCCTTCGCCCCCATCGAAGATCGCGTCTCCGACCTGGTCCAGGACATTGACTATCCCTACCTCGATGAGCACAAACTGCCACGCTCTCGGCAGTGCATGCTGCGCTACTGCGACGTCCGAATGCCGAAGATCCAGGAAATGCTGGAGAAGATTCCCACACCGCTTACCGGAGCCGTGTGTAATGAGCGGACTGGGTGGCTGCCACCGGGATTCGATGCTCAGGTGCGGCAGATTGTCTGTGCCAGCATTAGCGAACTCCTGCGCAATCATTACCGCAAGGAGAACCTCACAGCCGAGGTGGAGGCGGTTACCCAAGCCGACGAAGAGGAGGAAGACGAGCCCGAGGACGAGGAAACGCAGGAGGAGGAGACGCAGGAGGAGGATATGGAGCTGGACGAGTCGCAGGCCATGAACAACACGGAGCAATTCGTAGACAACGACATCGAGCAGCTCTTTGATAACATCACAAGCTGA